A single window of Methanofastidiosum sp. DNA harbors:
- a CDS encoding SMC family ATPase gives MKLLALEMLNIRSYQHQKIDFPEGSFLLSGDIGFGKSTILLAIEFSLFGLGDIMASSLLRRGEREAMVRLEFELEGKEVIVGRSLQKKGETISQTTGYISIEGNRRDMTPTELKAEILSLLGYPKELFTKQKNPIYRYTVYTPQEEMKQILVSKREDRMEILRRIFGVDRYKIIKDNSNNLRLDLKRSASSYELLSKGLNEKNEELKSISGKKEELTKEVYEIKKCLERFKIKELELTQKSEEIEYNYKKFQELSKEIAIKEGELNTYEQNISALDTKINQILDGKYDLDIKKEILFIENNIKVIFDNLSESKEKRDLLNDYKVKAGKIEVDLSNKNETLSKLSNDIKSKGEALSSLNANYDRTTETIKAEISELQKNIEGIYQRKEGINKEIDGLLKSKERYNTKILEYKDKSSIISGDIRSLENDLESLSNLEGIALCPLCKQSISKGHRQNEIKRIEKEKNVLGVNLNETNELIKKVETKLKQIEKDLENKSTNLISFEKEKILKLEQLIKETDSFKVLTKELNDTKSQFKKLNEELKDRSLEQKQILDEIQKLAPVESEINELEKNKDSYLMLLNNYKEALNFKQEMKTLNDKKNTLFGNIHILKEKQKEFSGIDSEKQAISQELKIISDEKIKKEREEAEKSKEFELLGNDFIRVSKEIEEKKKYLRVKEKLEKMTNWLDTYFISLMETMEKEFMESLRIQFESYFSKWLENLLEGDEIQVTIDEDFTPVLRQEGFDADYESLSGGERTSVALAYRLALNRIINNLVDEIKTQDLIILDEPTDGFSRKQLDRVRDVLDMLDMNQVIIVSHEPEIESYVDHVLKVTKRDGVSRVENQGSLSRTTIGI, from the coding sequence ATGAAGTTACTCGCACTTGAAATGCTTAACATACGAAGTTATCAACATCAAAAGATTGATTTTCCAGAAGGCTCATTTTTATTATCGGGGGACATTGGATTTGGTAAATCGACAATATTACTTGCAATAGAATTTTCATTATTTGGATTGGGAGACATAATGGCTTCTTCTCTCCTCAGGAGAGGTGAACGAGAAGCAATGGTAAGGTTAGAATTTGAATTAGAAGGCAAAGAAGTAATAGTCGGGAGAAGTCTACAAAAAAAAGGAGAAACAATATCCCAGACTACAGGCTATATCTCAATCGAGGGTAATAGGAGAGACATGACTCCCACCGAACTCAAAGCAGAAATACTCTCATTATTGGGGTATCCTAAAGAATTGTTTACAAAACAAAAGAACCCAATCTACCGTTATACTGTTTACACTCCACAGGAGGAGATGAAACAGATCCTAGTATCCAAAAGAGAAGATAGAATGGAGATCCTAAGAAGGATTTTTGGAGTTGATAGATATAAGATAATAAAAGATAATTCTAACAATTTAAGACTCGATCTTAAACGAAGTGCATCAAGTTATGAACTTCTTTCCAAAGGTTTAAATGAAAAAAATGAGGAACTGAAAAGCATTTCCGGCAAAAAGGAAGAATTAACTAAGGAAGTGTATGAAATAAAAAAGTGTTTAGAGAGATTTAAGATAAAAGAACTGGAATTAACACAGAAATCAGAAGAAATAGAATATAATTATAAAAAATTCCAGGAACTCTCAAAGGAGATCGCTATTAAAGAAGGGGAGCTAAACACCTATGAGCAAAATATATCGGCTCTTGATACGAAAATTAATCAAATATTAGATGGCAAATACGATCTAGATATAAAAAAAGAAATTTTATTCATTGAAAATAATATTAAAGTTATTTTTGATAATCTTTCAGAATCCAAGGAAAAAAGAGACCTTCTCAACGATTATAAAGTTAAAGCAGGAAAGATTGAAGTTGATTTATCAAATAAAAATGAGACGCTATCAAAATTATCTAATGATATTAAATCAAAGGGAGAAGCACTTTCATCTTTAAATGCTAATTACGATAGAACTACAGAGACAATAAAAGCCGAAATATCGGAGCTTCAAAAGAATATAGAGGGAATATATCAGAGGAAAGAAGGAATTAACAAAGAAATAGATGGGCTACTGAAATCTAAGGAAAGATACAATACAAAAATTCTAGAATACAAAGATAAAAGTTCCATTATTAGTGGAGATATTAGATCTCTTGAAAATGATTTAGAGTCATTGAGCAATCTTGAAGGGATTGCTTTATGCCCTCTATGTAAACAGAGTATATCTAAAGGTCATAGACAGAACGAGATCAAAAGAATTGAGAAGGAAAAAAATGTCCTTGGAGTCAATTTAAACGAAACAAATGAACTTATTAAAAAAGTTGAAACTAAGTTAAAACAAATTGAAAAAGATTTAGAAAATAAATCCACAAATTTGATTTCTTTTGAAAAAGAGAAGATACTAAAACTCGAACAGTTAATCAAAGAAACTGATTCTTTTAAAGTTCTAACAAAAGAATTGAATGACACAAAATCTCAATTCAAAAAATTAAATGAAGAACTTAAGGATAGATCTCTTGAACAGAAACAAATACTAGATGAAATACAAAAACTCGCCCCAGTCGAATCTGAGATAAATGAACTTGAAAAAAATAAGGATTCATACCTAATGCTTTTAAATAACTACAAAGAGGCATTGAATTTTAAGCAAGAAATGAAAACATTAAATGATAAAAAGAATACCTTATTTGGAAATATACATATTCTAAAAGAAAAACAAAAAGAGTTCTCAGGCATAGATTCTGAAAAACAAGCAATTTCCCAAGAATTAAAAATAATATCTGATGAAAAAATCAAAAAAGAAAGAGAAGAAGCAGAAAAATCAAAAGAATTTGAACTTCTTGGAAATGATTTTATTAGAGTGAGCAAAGAGATTGAAGAAAAGAAAAAATATCTACGAGTAAAAGAAAAATTAGAAAAAATGACTAATTGGCTTGACACTTATTTCATTAGTCTAATGGAAACAATGGAAAAAGAGTTTATGGAATCACTTAGAATTCAGTTTGAATCTTATTTTTCCAAGTGGCTTGAGAATTTATTGGAAGGCGATGAAATACAAGTCACAATAGATGAGGATTTCACACCAGTTTTAAGACAAGAAGGTTTTGATGCAGACTATGAATCTCTCTCAGGCGGAGAAAGAACCTCTGTTGCGCTTGCATATAGGCTGGCCTTAAATAGAATAATAAATAATCTTGTCGACGAAATAAAAACACAGGATCTTATAATCCTTGATG